One candidate division TA06 bacterium genomic window, GTGCCGCTGGCGGTAATTATTTCGATCATGGGCCGGTTGTGGATTACGATATTCGAGGTAATGGTCGCTTTGATAGGGTTGAGATTCAGGAAACAATAAATATGCATGGAATATGAAAAAAAATCGAAATCCCAAACCAAACCCGGTCCAGCAGATACCAGAACTACCCGGCAGGGACTACCTCAATAATCCCTGGCTGGCCTCGGGTTTTCTGTTCGCCTTAGCCCTAGTGATGTTTAACCGGGCGTTGTTGTCCAAGTTCATGATCTTTGGCACAGATTTTGTCACCGGGGCCTACATGAGCCGGGCCTTTGCCGCCGATGTCATTACCCGTCTGCACCAGATACCTATGTGGTATTCCAATGTTTACGGAGGTGTGCCTTACGTGGATGCGGTGGCCGGAGATTTATTTTATCCCACCTCGCTGCTTTTGCGGCTGTTTATGCCGGCCCATCAATTCACCGCCTGGAATTATTTTCTTCACATCGCGCTGGCCGGAATAGGCGCCTATCTGTTCCTGCGGAACCTCAAATTCGGCGGAACCGCCTCGCTGCTGGCCGGAATAACCTATATGTTCACCGGCTCCACGGCCAGCCTGATGTACGCCGGCCATGACGCCAAAATCATGGTCGGGGCGCTGCTGCCCTGGCTGCTGCTTTTCATAGACAAGGCCGTGGCCGGCAAAAAGCTTTTATGGACTCTGTGCGCCGGCCTGGCAATCGGCCTGGCCCTGCTTACTCCGCATGTTCAGATGTCGTATTACCTGCTTTTGGCAGGATTCTTTTTTGCCCTGGCCCGGATGTATCAAAATTTCAAAGCAGATAAAAGCCGGCTCAATGTTATCAAAACATTGGGGCTGGGCTTGGCGATGCTGGCGGTCGGCTTTTCCCTTTACGCCGTTCAGGCCCTGCCCCTGCAGTCCTATCTAAAATTCTCTCCCCGGGGCCAGGACAAGGGCTACCAGTTTGCCACCTCGTATTCCATGCCGCCGGAGGAGATAGTCAACATAGTCTGGCCGGAGTTCTCCGGCCTGATCGACAAGGATTCCGGCGAACGTCCCACCCATTGGTACTGGGGCCGGCGCGACCTGAAACTGCACACCGAATATATCGGGGTGATCCCGGTTCTGCTGGCCCTGGTCGGATTGATTTACAGCAAACGGAAAAAACTGAAGCTGTTTTTCATATTTTTCGGGGCCTTTGCTCTGATCGTAGCCTTCGGCGGTTTCACCCCGCTGTATTACCTGGTCTATTATCTGATCCCCGGGATGTCCAAGTTCCGCAGCCCGGCCATGATCTTCAGCCTGTTTTCCTTCGCCGCTGCCGTATTGGCGGCCGCCGGAGTTCAAGCCCTGATGGACGGTCATTTTAATAAAAAACTTTTCAATGGATTGCTGATAGGCCTGGGCGCGGCGCTGGCGCTGGGGTTTGTTTTTACCGGAGCCAAGGACGGAATGACCTCAATGCTTTCCGGTTTTGCGGCTCAGGGCTGGGGCGCCCAGGCCTTGTGGAACAGCTACCCTGAGATGGCCAGGGGATTCTGGATAGCCTTTGTGATCCTGCTGCTGGGGGCTCTGCTGGTTTGGCTGCTGGCCAAACGCAGAATGCCCTTAATCTGGTGGGCGGCGATTGCCGGCCTGCTGATATTTGCCGAGTTGTGGCGGGTGGACGCCAAATTCATGAAGGTGGTATCCCCCGATGATTATTTTTCCAAGGACGAGGTGGTCCAGAAACTAGAACGCGACAAATCGCTTTACCGGGTGATGCCACTGCAGGTCCACCAGCAGGGGAATTATTTGACCCTGTTCGGTTTCCAGACAGTGGGGGGAGAGCATCCCAACCCCCTGCGGCGGTATAACGAATTCGTGGGGGTAAGCGCCCAAAGGCTGCTGCCCGATTTCCACAATGTCCTTGACTTCAACGGGCTGAATTTCATGTCCATCCTGGGTGCAAAATACCTGCTGATGCGGCAACCGTTGAACCATCCCGATTTCGCGCTTTACGATTCCTGTTACGGCGGCCAGGTCAGGATCTACCAGTATAAAAAAGCCCTGCCCCGGGCCTGGCTGGCAGGTAATTACGAAGTAATTGCCGAGGAAACGAAGATCCTGGAACGCATCAAACAGGCCGGCTTTGATCCCGCCCGGACGGTCATATTGGAAGAATCGCCGGAAGGAGTCGTTCCGGCCAACCAAGCGCAAGGAAGCGTTGTCATTGATGAATACCAGCCCAATCAAATAAAAATATCGGTCGAAGCCTTGGCCACGGCCATAATGGTATTCAGCGAAAACCATTACCCGGCCTGGCAGGCGTATCTCGACGGACAGCCCGCTAAAATCTATCGGGCGGATTACACTTTCCGGGCGGTGGTTGTTCCGGCGGGACGGCATAAAATAGAGTTTAAATATTATTCCAAAACATTCAACACGGGTCTGACCGTCAGCCTGATATCCGCGCTGTTGGTAATACTGGGAATAATCGGTTTGGGGATAAGGGAGATGGCCGTAGCGAAAAGATCTAAGACGGAAAAAACCGTATCATAGACCAGGGGTGCAAAAAGCCCCCGCCTGCGGCGGGGGGCTTTATTTATTAATTTAATTTTTACAATGAACTCATTCATATTTGCCCAAAATATTTTGTCATAGGTTTCAGAAAAAATAGCGGTTCTGAATTCATCCAACTGCCCACCATAAATATAAGTTCGTGAAAACCCGATAGAAAAATTCTATCGGTTTTTTGTTTTAGTAAAAAAAATATCCGATAAATGGCAGTTTTTGCCGGGCATTAAAATAAATGCGATTAAATTCGTTGCATAGCAATAAGTTACAATATAAAAAATCTATAAAAATCTATAAAAAATCTTTGCATTTTTACCATATATTGTGGTATAATTACCATTCTAATACACCCAATAGTGTTTAACATTAAAATTTAACAAAACGGACATTTTATGTATCTTAAGTCTTTTAAAGGCAGTGGATTCAGAAATTTACAGACTTTTGCCGTAGAGTTCTCGGAAAATAAAAATATATTTTACGGTTCAAACGGCGCTGGTAAAACCAACCTGCTGGAAGCAATCTATTATTTGTGCATCGGGCGCTCGATGCGGGAATCGGCTGAGGATGAAGATTTGATCCGCTTCTCCGACGACATGTTCCGGCTGGAAGGGCAGATGCAGACCCAAGAGGGCGAGTTGCTGGTGGAATCGGCTTTCAACAAGGTGGAAAAGCGCTGTAAGATCAACAATGAACTACAACTCAAGCTATCCGAGCTTATCGGCCGGCTGCCGGTGGTCAGCCTTTCGCCCGAGGACGATGAACTGTGCAAGGACGGCCCCGGGGTGCGCCGGCGCTTCATGGACCTGGCCATCTCCCAGCTGTCCCGCAATTATCTGGCCGATCTCCAGGAATACCGCCGGGTGCTGCACCAGCGCAACCGGCTACTGTTCGATATCCGCGAGGAACGGGGCCAGGTCGGTTCGCTGGATGCCTGGAACCAGCAATTAGTGGCCTGCGGTTCCAGAATAATCAACAAAAGGATTCAGGTGATAGACGACCTCAAAGAATCTGCCGGCAGCAGGTACCTGGGCATCGCCGGTGGTCGGGAAAGGCTGGGGTTGCGTTATCATCTTTCGTTCAAGACCGAGCCCGATGAGCCGGTGGAGCGGACCTTTGCCAAGGCGTTGATCGCCAACTACGAGTTTGAAAGGCGGCGGGGCATTACCATGTTCGGTCCCCACCGCGACGACCTGGAGATATCCATCGGCGGCAGCCGCATCCGCAGCTTCGGCTCCCAGGGGCAGCAGCGCACCGCCGCCATCAGCCTAAAGCTCGCCGAGGCCGAGATGCTGGCCCAGCAGCTCAAAGAAAAGCCAATCTTATTGCTGGACGAGATCTTTGCCGAGCTGGACCGGGAACGGGGCGGGCTTTTGGTGGACCAGCTGGATACGGGATATCAGGTTTTCATCGCCACCGCCAAGAACCAGGAGGTTCCCAAGCAGGAAGGCTTTAAAAAGTTCAGGTTTGAAGCCGGCCGGATAGTGGCGGAGTAATCTGAAAACACACCACCTACGCCTGCGCCTCGCCACGAAAAATACGAAACCCATTCAGAAACCTGGCAAAAGCTATTCCTGTCAGTCATTGTTTATTATCGATTTTATTTTATAACGGCGGTGTTTAATGGCCCATCCAAATAAACCGGAATCGGTAGGCCCCATCCTGGACCGGCTCTTGAAGAACCTGGAGATCGACAAAAAGGTGGGCGAGGGCCAGGCCCTGCTGATCTGGCCGGAGGCGGCCGGCCCCAAGATGGCGGCCAAGACCCGGCCGGAATCGGTCTTCCGGGGCCGGATGACGGTGCTGGCCCAGAACCCGGCCTGGGGCCAGGAATGCATGTTTATGAGAATCCAGATCAGGGACAAACTGAACAAGATGCTGGGGCGGGAGATCATCAAGGAGATCGTCTTCAAGGTGGGAGAGGTGGATAATTCTGGCAAACAATGACTGTTAGGGGCTGCAGATAGTATCCGGCATCCAGTAGTCAGTAGCTACTATTTGAGAGCAGGGTTTTTGTCCTGGGTTGGCGGTAAAATGGCTGATCAAGAAACTTATAAAAAGGAAATGACATAAAGAGGGGATATATGGCAGAGACTTACGGCAGCGAGAAAATCACGGTCCTGAAGGGCCTGGAGGCGGTGCGGCGGCGGCCGGCCATGTACATTGGGGATACCTCGACCCGGGGGCTGCATCACCTGGTCTGCGAGGTGGTGGACAACGCGATCGACGAGCATATGGCCGGAGCCTGCGACCATGTGACGGTGACGGTGCGCAAGGACGGTTCGGTGGTGGTGACCGACAACGGCCGCGGCATCCCGGTAGACCTGCATCCTACCGAGAAGAAGCCGGGGGTCGAGGTGGCCATGACCATGCTCCACGCCGGCGGCAAGTTTGACAACAAGGCCTACACCATCTCGGGCGGCCTGCACGGGGTGGGGGTCAGCGTGGTCAACGCGCTGTCCGAGTGGCTGGAGGTCGAGGTCCAGCGCGACGGCAAGGTGTACCAACAGCGCTACCAGCGGGGCATCACCCAATGTCCCCTGAAGACCATTGGCAAGACGGCCAAGACCGGGACCACAGTCAGCTTTCTGGCCGACAAACAGATATTCAAAACGTTCAGCTACTCCTTTGATATGCTATCGGGGCGGCTGCGCGAACTGGCCTTCCTCAACAAGGGCCTGGCCATCGACATTCTGGACGAGCGCTCCGGCAAGTCCCACAACTTCAAGTTCGACGGCGGCATCGTCTCCTTCGTAAAATATCTGGATGAAAATAAGACCCCCATTCACAAGCCGATCTACGTGTCCAAGGAAGGCGACGGCGTGCAGGTGGAGGTGGCCCTGCAATACAACGACAGCTACGACGACAATATTTATTCCTTCTGCAACAACATCAACACCATCGAGGGCGGCAGCCACCTGATCGGCTTCAAGTCGGCCCTGACCCGGGTGATCAACGACTACGTCAAGAAGAACAACCTGCTTAAAAAGGATGACTTCACCCTGTCCGGCGACGACGCCCGCGAAGGCCTGACCGCGGTGGTCTCGGTCAAGCTCAAGCAACCCCAGTTCGAAGGCCAAACGAAAACGAAGTTGGGAAACTCGGAAGTCAAGGGAATTGTTGAGTCCTTGGTGGGACAGGAGTTGGCGGCCTTCTTTGAAGAGAACTCCACCTTGGCCAACAAGATCTGCGAGAAGGGCATCCTCTCGGCCCGCTCCCGGGAGGCGGCTCGCAAGGCCCGCGACCTGGTGCGGCGCAAGAACGCCCTGGAGACC contains:
- a CDS encoding YfhO family protein; this translates as MKKNRNPKPNPVQQIPELPGRDYLNNPWLASGFLFALALVMFNRALLSKFMIFGTDFVTGAYMSRAFAADVITRLHQIPMWYSNVYGGVPYVDAVAGDLFYPTSLLLRLFMPAHQFTAWNYFLHIALAGIGAYLFLRNLKFGGTASLLAGITYMFTGSTASLMYAGHDAKIMVGALLPWLLLFIDKAVAGKKLLWTLCAGLAIGLALLTPHVQMSYYLLLAGFFFALARMYQNFKADKSRLNVIKTLGLGLAMLAVGFSLYAVQALPLQSYLKFSPRGQDKGYQFATSYSMPPEEIVNIVWPEFSGLIDKDSGERPTHWYWGRRDLKLHTEYIGVIPVLLALVGLIYSKRKKLKLFFIFFGAFALIVAFGGFTPLYYLVYYLIPGMSKFRSPAMIFSLFSFAAAVLAAAGVQALMDGHFNKKLFNGLLIGLGAALALGFVFTGAKDGMTSMLSGFAAQGWGAQALWNSYPEMARGFWIAFVILLLGALLVWLLAKRRMPLIWWAAIAGLLIFAELWRVDAKFMKVVSPDDYFSKDEVVQKLERDKSLYRVMPLQVHQQGNYLTLFGFQTVGGEHPNPLRRYNEFVGVSAQRLLPDFHNVLDFNGLNFMSILGAKYLLMRQPLNHPDFALYDSCYGGQVRIYQYKKALPRAWLAGNYEVIAEETKILERIKQAGFDPARTVILEESPEGVVPANQAQGSVVIDEYQPNQIKISVEALATAIMVFSENHYPAWQAYLDGQPAKIYRADYTFRAVVVPAGRHKIEFKYYSKTFNTGLTVSLISALLVILGIIGLGIREMAVAKRSKTEKTVS
- the recF gene encoding DNA replication/repair protein RecF, with the translated sequence MYLKSFKGSGFRNLQTFAVEFSENKNIFYGSNGAGKTNLLEAIYYLCIGRSMRESAEDEDLIRFSDDMFRLEGQMQTQEGELLVESAFNKVEKRCKINNELQLKLSELIGRLPVVSLSPEDDELCKDGPGVRRRFMDLAISQLSRNYLADLQEYRRVLHQRNRLLFDIREERGQVGSLDAWNQQLVACGSRIINKRIQVIDDLKESAGSRYLGIAGGRERLGLRYHLSFKTEPDEPVERTFAKALIANYEFERRRGITMFGPHRDDLEISIGGSRIRSFGSQGQQRTAAISLKLAEAEMLAQQLKEKPILLLDEIFAELDRERGGLLVDQLDTGYQVFIATAKNQEVPKQEGFKKFRFEAGRIVAE
- a CDS encoding DUF721 domain-containing protein, with product MAHPNKPESVGPILDRLLKNLEIDKKVGEGQALLIWPEAAGPKMAAKTRPESVFRGRMTVLAQNPAWGQECMFMRIQIRDKLNKMLGREIIKEIVFKVGEVDNSGKQ
- the gyrB gene encoding DNA topoisomerase (ATP-hydrolyzing) subunit B, producing the protein MAETYGSEKITVLKGLEAVRRRPAMYIGDTSTRGLHHLVCEVVDNAIDEHMAGACDHVTVTVRKDGSVVVTDNGRGIPVDLHPTEKKPGVEVAMTMLHAGGKFDNKAYTISGGLHGVGVSVVNALSEWLEVEVQRDGKVYQQRYQRGITQCPLKTIGKTAKTGTTVSFLADKQIFKTFSYSFDMLSGRLRELAFLNKGLAIDILDERSGKSHNFKFDGGIVSFVKYLDENKTPIHKPIYVSKEGDGVQVEVALQYNDSYDDNIYSFCNNINTIEGGSHLIGFKSALTRVINDYVKKNNLLKKDDFTLSGDDAREGLTAVVSVKLKQPQFEGQTKTKLGNSEVKGIVESLVGQELAAFFEENSTLANKICEKGILSARSREAARKARDLVRRKNALETSGLPGKLADCSLDDPTLCEIYIVEGDSAGGSAKQGRDRKFQAILPLKGKILNVEKTRLDKMLANDEIRTLITAMGTGIGQEDFDPEKARYHKIIIMTDADVDGAHIRTLLLTFFYRHMRPLIEKGYVYIAQPPLYRVAKGKEEHYVYNDEELEKAVSRLGKDQANVQRYKGLGEMNPEQLWKTTMDPERRTLLQVANDDAALTDHTITMLMGDAVEPRRLFIEQNAKYVKNLDV